In a single window of the Natranaerobius trueperi genome:
- the tnpA gene encoding IS66 family insertion sequence element accessory protein TnpA, with product MSQPKNKYEKRRESWKQHIAELRSSGMTTREWCNTHNLSITKLRYWLRKYKDEDLNNYNNTSETQWLPLKVDNANQVEQDTSQMIVKVGQASIEVGPGFDKQLLKDLVKTLSELC from the coding sequence ATGTCACAACCTAAAAACAAATATGAAAAACGAAGAGAAAGCTGGAAACAGCACATAGCTGAGTTAAGATCCAGTGGCATGACCACTAGAGAATGGTGCAATACACACAATTTAAGTATCACTAAACTGCGTTACTGGCTCAGAAAATACAAAGATGAGGATTTGAATAATTACAATAATACATCTGAGACTCAGTGGCTTCCGTTGAAAGTTGATAATGCCAACCAGGTAGAACAGGACACTTCCCAGATGATAGTTAAAGTAGGTCAGGCTTCCATAGAAGTAGGTCCTGGTTTTGATAAACAATTACTAAAAGATTTAGTAAAGACTCTTTCGGAACTATGCTAA
- the tnpB gene encoding IS66 family insertion sequence element accessory protein TnpB (TnpB, as the term is used for proteins encoded by IS66 family insertion elements, is considered an accessory protein, since TnpC, encoded by a neighboring gene, is a DDE family transposase.) — protein MLTEASVERVYLAVGKTDLRKSIDGLAVLVQQSFELDPFSPCLFAFCNRKKDKIKILYWDSSGFWLYYHRLEEGKFQWPDDTTTQTVSISYRQLRWLLDGLALDQRDAHDQVTRNRIL, from the coding sequence ATGCTAACAGAAGCCAGTGTAGAAAGAGTCTACCTGGCAGTTGGCAAAACAGATTTGAGAAAGTCAATAGACGGCTTAGCAGTGTTAGTACAACAGAGCTTTGAATTAGATCCATTTTCTCCATGCCTGTTCGCTTTTTGTAATCGCAAGAAAGATAAAATCAAAATACTCTACTGGGACTCATCGGGCTTTTGGCTGTACTACCATAGATTAGAAGAAGGTAAATTCCAGTGGCCCGATGATACTACTACACAGACAGTAAGCATAAGTTACCGTCAACTGCGCTGGTTACTCGATGGATTAGCTTTAGATCAACGAGATGCTCATGACCAAGTAACCAGAAATAGAATTTTGTAA
- a CDS encoding prolyl-tRNA synthetase associated domain-containing protein encodes MYVSNQDKVYKTLDSLNIDYKAYKHEPVYTIEETVEQVPETEKTHCKNLFLRDYKGKNHFLVILTSEKVVDLKKLASQIDSSRLSFASARRLSKYLDLEQGSVSPFGLINDTENEVQVIIDQDVQNQDNITFHPNVNTESITISYNDFVKYLDWVGNKYCFLKI; translated from the coding sequence ATATATGTGTCAAATCAAGATAAGGTTTACAAAACACTAGATAGTCTAAATATTGACTATAAAGCGTATAAACATGAACCGGTTTATACTATTGAAGAAACAGTTGAACAAGTTCCTGAAACGGAAAAAACACATTGTAAGAATCTATTTTTGCGAGATTATAAAGGGAAAAATCATTTTTTAGTAATTTTAACAAGTGAAAAAGTTGTTGATTTAAAAAAATTAGCATCTCAAATAGATAGTAGTAGATTGAGTTTTGCTTCAGCTCGTAGATTAAGTAAATATCTAGATTTAGAACAAGGTTCTGTATCTCCTTTTGGTTTAATAAATGATACTGAAAATGAGGTACAAGTTATCATAGATCAAGATGTTCAAAATCAAGATAATATTACATTTCACCCTAATGTAAATACAGAGAGCATTACCATTTCGTATAATGACTTTGTAAAGTATTTAGATTGGGTAGGTAATAAGTATTGTTTTCTTAAAATATAA
- a CDS encoding DMT family transporter has product MVQGIIYSILAGIFVSLQGVFNTRLSEEVDLWHTNTWVHSTGFFLAVALMFIFEGPPNFTNITNVRFDYLLGGVLAVLIVFSIMKGIGALGVSHSVTILIVTQITVSMIISIFGLFGDPAVSLSPTDIIGVVLMIIGVLMYQIF; this is encoded by the coding sequence ATGGTACAAGGAATTATTTATTCAATACTTGCAGGTATTTTTGTATCATTACAAGGGGTATTTAACACTAGATTAAGTGAAGAAGTAGATTTGTGGCACACAAATACTTGGGTACATAGCACAGGCTTCTTTCTTGCAGTAGCCTTAATGTTTATTTTCGAAGGGCCTCCAAACTTTACAAATATTACAAATGTAAGGTTTGATTACCTATTAGGTGGAGTATTAGCAGTACTTATAGTTTTTTCTATTATGAAAGGTATAGGTGCGTTAGGTGTAAGTCACTCTGTAACTATATTAATTGTAACACAAATAACCGTCAGTATGATCATTAGTATCTTTGGTTTGTTTGGTGACCCTGCTGTTAGTTTATCGCCAACAGACATAATAGGAGTTGTTTTAATGATTATTGGAGTTTTAATGTATCAAATATTTTAA